One window from the genome of Cucumis melo cultivar AY chromosome 10, USDA_Cmelo_AY_1.0, whole genome shotgun sequence encodes:
- the LOC103502527 gene encoding uncharacterized protein LOC103502527: MALEWVVLGYAAAAEAIMVLLLTLPGLDGLRKGLIAVTRNLLKPFLSVVPFCIFLLMDIYWKYETRPTCESDSCTPSEYLRHQKSIMKSQRNALLIAAALVFYWLLYSVTHLVVKVEQLNQRVERLKNRD; this comes from the coding sequence ATGGCGTTGGAATGGGTCGTTCTTGGCTACGCCGCCGCTGCCGAGGCAATCATGGTCCTCCTATTGACCCTCCCAGGCCTCGATGGTCTCCGGAAAGGCCTAATCGCCGTCACTCGCAACCTTCTCAAGCCATTCCTTTCCGTCGTCCCCTTTTGCATCTTCTTGCTCATGGATATCTATTGGAAGTACGAGACTCGCCCCACTTGCGAATCGGACTCATGTACCCCATCTGAGTACCTTCGCCACCAGAAATCGATCATGAAGAGCCAACGCAACGCGCTCTTGATCGCTGCTGCTCTTGTGTTCTACTGGCTGTTGTACTCTGTCACCCATTTGGTTGTTAAGGTTGAGCAATTGAACCAGCGTGTCGAGAGATTGAAGAATCGGGATTGA